Genomic segment of Iocasia fonsfrigidae:
GTTAAAATTAACAAATCCAGCAATTTTGATAGTTATACCTTATTACTCTTTTATATATTTTTAATCGTATTATCTAAGACTATAACTATTTATACCTTTTTTTCATGTTCTAGAAGCCATTTTTTTCGCCAAAGACCTCCCCCATATCCTACTAACTTACCATTGCTACCTATTACTCTATGACAGGGTATAATAATACCTATCTTATTTTTATTATTGGCATTTCCTACTGCCCTACTTGCATTTTCATTTCCAATAGCTACTGCTATTTCTTTATATGCTAAAGTTTGTCCATATGGAATATTAATTAGTTCCTTCCAGACCTTGGTTTGGAATTTTGTCCCAGTTATTTTAAGGGGTAAATCAAATGTTTTTCTTTTTCCACTAAAATATTCACCTAACTGCTTTTTAGCTTCTATTAATACATCTTCTATTTTTTCCTGATACCTTTTTTCTTTATGAAATGTTAAACCTATTATGCTTCCTTCTTTAGACTGTATCTTTATTAACCCTAAAGGAGAATCATAATAACTCACATTATTCCCAACATCAAAAGCATCAGTTGAATCAAGTGACATCCTCATTTTACTATCTTTACTTTTTAAACCCTCTATTTCACTTTTTGTAATATTTATTTTTTTATGCATAGGTTTCTTCCTCCATAGTACCCATTAAAATATACATGAATTTTAAACTAATCCCTAAACTCACCAGGTGAACATCCAGTTTGTTTACGAAACACAGCATAAAAAGCTGATATACTCGCAAATCCTACTTCCAACCCAATTTCAGCATTATTTAATATGCCATCTTCTAGTAATTCACAGGCTTTTTCTATTCTAATTTTCTCTAGATACTCTTTTGGTGTAAATTTCAGATATTCTCTAAATAATCGATAAACTTGTGTTTTACTTAACCCTATTTTTTCAGATATACTGGATACGTTTTTTAATAAATAATATTCTGTTTCTATTAATCTTTTGATTTCATTTACTAATTTTTTCTCTGGATTATACCCTATTAGATCAGGCCTACATCTTTTACAGGGGCGAAATCCTTTTTCTATAGCCTCATCTACATTTCTAAAATAAACAACATTATCTTTCAATGGTGTTCTTGAATTACATGATGGTATACAAAAAACACCTGTAGTTTTAACACCATAATAAAACATATAATCATAATTCGAATTATTATTTTTAACAGCTTCCCACATTTCTATTGGGGCAAATGATTTTCGCACACAAATCACTTCCTGAACTCTTAGTCTTTGTCTTCTAAATATAATATAACCCAAAATATATGATTTTTCTTCCTGTTTTTAACCAAGTAATTTTAGTACACTAATCACTAAAATATTTCCCATAACTATGTTTCTCTTTTAGTCATTATTTGTTTTCTTTACTTGTACGGAATATATACTAAAATCATTTTCACTTTTTACAAAATTTAATCTTTCTTTACCAATATTTTTCTTGTTAACTAGATATAAATCAGGCGATAAAAATTGTTCAACAAAAGGCAGATCTGGGGTATAGAAAAAACTGCCTCCTGATTTTAAAGAATTGAGTAATTCCATATATCTTCTGGCATAATTAATGTAATTCCCATTCATTTTAAAATGAGTTCTTTTAAAATGATTTGTAAAAGATAGATGTGAAATAATAGTTCCCCAATAATTTGGTTTTAGTTTAAATTTAAACCAATCGATTTCTATTACATATGGTTTCTTTTCTACATTTCTATCTATACCATAGGTCTCTATACCCTGCTCATGTAAATATTGAACTAATCTGGCACTGGAACCACAACCAATATCTAAAACTGGCTCACACATCTCTTCTATATTAATACCCAGAATATCAAGTTGAAAAACTGCTCTATACTCTGAACAGGGAATTTCATCTACAATTTTTTTCTCTCTAGGGAAAATTTTTAACTCTTCAATATCATTTAAAATTTCTCTTAATTGCACCTGATGTTCAATTACAAGTCCATTTAACCAATTTAAGCCAATCGCTTGATTTGAACTTAATCTATTAAATATAGTCTCCATAAAATTTCTATACAGATTATTCATCCTGTTCCTTAGTTTATCAGTTATTTCAACATATTGATTTAATTTAAATATAGTCTCAATTATTGTTTTAGTAGAATATTCTGCTACTACTCCAATAAATTTTTTTCTTTGCAATTTATCAGTAAAATTAAAATAATCAATAAATTCTTGTCTGTGAGATATTATATAATCAACAGCATAATTCCCTAATAGGAAATGCTTATCTTGAGATGATTCATAAAAAATATTTTTTCTGTAGTTTACTTTATTTAATTGTTCTATGAACATCAATAAATTATTTTCAATATTCATATGGTCCTTCCTTTCCCAAAAAACAACATAATAAAACCGGTTATCATAAAAATCTATTTTTATAACAAATCTATTTATATAATAAAATTAGAGATAGCAAATGCTATCCCGGTGTTATTACTATTTTTTAATGTCTAGAATCTTAAAGTATGTAGTATAAATTTGTTTAAATTTAAAGGTTTACTTGCAAATCTAATACTGCAGCTTCTTATAATAATCAATTACTGGAGACTAATCTTAGCTCAAAAAAATATGGGCTAAAATTAACAGAAAAAGATGTTTCCGAAATTATTAAAGACAGAGAACGTGTACTAAATCATCAAGGTAGAGTTGAACTAGATATAAAAGTAACAGTAAAGATAATCGAATTTCTTTATTCGTCACCTTATGTAAATCAAGATAATTATTCTGATACAGTTATAGGATTACAAGAAATATTCTATTATTTAAAAAGTGAGACTGATGACCAAATTGCAGATGATATATTATTAAATAAAATATTCAAGCTCTACGAAAATATCTGTGCCGGATCCCTTGAACTTTTAAGGGGTAGAGAAGCGGATAAATTAATCAATAAAATTAAATATCAAGATCCAGATAAGGAGGTTGCTGATGCATAATAAAATTGTTACAATATCAAAATTAAAAAAAGAAAACATTAATAAATATCATTATACGCTCTCTCTTCTCCTAGAAGGGCAAAGAAAAGGACTTATAAATAAAAAAACAATCAATAGTATTCACCAACAAATAATAGTGATATTAAGAGAATTAATTCTAAAATATACTAAGGGAAACAGTACTTCTGTTAAAGTAGAGACTGCTGAAAATATTCAGAAATCCATCCTTTACGTTATCGATTTTAAGCTGGCTAGTTATTCCAATCTGGAAAAAAGTTTATTTATAATCAAAAAAACTGATGTAAAAAAAATATACGAAGAAGGTCTAATACTATTAAAGAGAATTATAGAAGATGCAGAAAATTTATATGCGTATATCAAAGAAAATAAGCTTAAGATCCCATTGGAGGTATATAACTCAACAATTGAAGAAGCACTTCCTGTGTTTTTTGCAAGTTACGACATAAATTATAATGCACACAATACTGTAACTTATGTAGACTATCCTTTAGTTTTCAATGATCTGAAAATGCAGGGAATAATCTATATTAACGATTATCTTAAAAACCTTAACCTGGAAACCAATTTTTGTGGACATTTCAACATTAACGATATTAAAAATGTTTTAAATAATTATGGTCACCTTTATAATATTGACTACAGACAGACCCCCATTAATATATTTGAAATCGTAATTAACAATTCAATATTTTCTGCAATATTAAGTAATAATATAACTGACCTAAATATATCAGAATCACAATATAAAATCTTAAAAGGGATATTTACACAATCAACAGCTTATGAAAATAAAGTTATAATTAATGAGGCCATTAACAAAATTATTGCTAAAATAAAGAATAAAGATAAAAACTTAATTAATTATATTCAACAATATAAGCCACTTCTAATTACTAAAATACTAAACACAATAAAAAATGATAGTCTCCATAACCTTATTATTACAGATAATACAGGGGTAAAAAAAGAAAAGATTGTCTTTTCTTCAAGCAAGAGTATGAGCAATGATATATTCCGCAGTTTAGTTGAAAAAATAAGAAACAGTTCAGATACCGCTGATAAAATAACTATAATAACAAGTAAAGTTAAATCAATGGATGATCTGATTGATATTTTATCTGCTGATTGTTTATATGCAGATGAGTTTAAGGAACTATATAAACAGATCAGTAATGTAGAATTAGCAGTATTAGCCAAAATGATATTTCTTGAAGAAATAAGGGCTGGCCAATTTCATTTAGCTGGTTTAATAGTCAACGAAGATTTTGATGAAGAATGGCAACAGCAATATGTAGAGTTTATTCTTGAATTAAGTAAAATCCAGCAAAGAAAGATTGAACAATTAATAGATAAGATAGAATTATAGCTGTATTTATCCTTATTATCTTTTATAATGGCAATTTCCCTTTCCATTAACAACAGCACTTACTTTACCATTACTGTTTAAATCAAGTATTTTAGTATCCTAAATTTTCGTCAATTATAACAATTTTAATTCTATTTTTCTTTAAAACCCATAAAATTCACCACTTTATGATACTTAATTACTCTCTATGACTGCTTTTGCATTTTTAAAATCTGAATTAACCGTTCTTTTTAAATATAACCATGCTAAGAAATTAAAGTCTTCTCTTTCACCGATATGTACTACTAAAGTTTCATTATCTTTTATGGAAAATAATCTAGTTCTTGAAACCTCACCTTCCATATATAAATCAATAATTCCTTTTTCTTTATCTAATACTGCTTTTGCTTCATAAGTATTATTATACTGATCTGAAATTATATATCTTTCTTTATTAACTTCTTTAACTTCATCTACCCAAGCTGGATACAATTTGGGATAATTATTGACATTAGAGAACCATTTCCATACATTATCATAAGATTCATCAATAATTTTTTTATTTATATGAATCTTTCGGTTAATTTTAGTAATAAATTCTCTCCAAACAAACAAAAATATTAATATAAACCCCGTTGTTATTAACGCTGTTAATAAGATTACTCCACTATATTCAATGCTCATTATACTCACTTCTCCTTTTATTCTTTTATTCAATCGAAATCCAAATTTCAGCTTTACATTCAAAATCTTTTGGATTTCTTAAATAATAAGCTTCTAAATCAGGTTTTTTAGCATATTGATATCCTGTACTAGGAAACCATTCTGAAAATATACGTTGCCAAAGTTTATGAATACTTTCAGGCATTTTACCTATAACCTCAAATATTGCCCAAGTTGAAGCAGGAATTATTCTTTCCACTAGATCAAATTCGTCGTCTAATTTAGCCTCGGTTTTTTCTACCGCCGATAAATAAGTTAACATTTCCTTTTCATAATTAATATCCAAACAAACTCCCAGAATTCCTAAATCCCTCTGACTCTCAAATAGCTTGTTACATAGTCCCATTTTTTCGCACTCATCCCAAAAAATTGGAATACGCTCAAAGTTTTCTTTCATATTTATAGAAGCGTTCATTTCTTTACCAATAATAGTAAAAGATTCTTTTTCTTTGATCTTATATTTTATTTTATCATTCCCCTTGACCTGAATTTGAAAATAAAATCGTGGATATGCTTCTAAAGTTATCTCCTTTTCCTGTACAAAAGAAGGGCTTATCCCATGTAATTTCTTAAAAGCTTTAGAAAAAGATTCTGGTGTAGAATAACAATACTTTAAAGCTACATCAATTACTTTTGATTTAGGTTTTAATAATTCGTGAGCTGCTAATGTCAATCTGCGGTTACGAATATACTCAGATACAGTTACATCTGTCAACATATGAAACATTCTCTGAAAATGAAACTTAGAAATTCCGGCCACCTTTGCAGCTTTTTCTATTTCAATATTACTACAAAGGTTTTTTTCTAAATAACCAATGCTCTTATTAATTCTTTCAAATCCCTCCATTTCTTTTCTCCTTTCTTTAATTATAACAGTTATAGTGGTAATAAATCATGTTATTATATGCTTTTTAATGACAGATTTATTTATAAGCCATATAATTTAATACACAATCTGGTAGGTCAGGCGGGTTATCCCGCCCTTCCCCCATCAGAACTGTGCATGATAGTTTCCCATCACACAGCCCAAGCAGCCTGACCCAACCTTCGGATTGACGGTAACAAATATTAAATTTGTTACCTAACCTTTCAGAATATATGGTCTGACTTTCCTACTTGACATTCCCTTAAGACCCTTGCGTGAACATGTTGTTAGCTGTTGGAATGATATAAGCAACTTAACTTTCATTAATTTTTTTCTAATTCACATAAATACTTAAGCATCTACTAATTAATTATTAAACACTTCAGATTATGCTCAATTAACGTAACGACAAACTGGAATTTATACTTTTCGACTTATCTTCAACTGAATACAATAAAAATTAAAACTAATCGAAAAACTTTCCCTTATAAAAATTCTCATTCCCAAGTTTCTTTGCCGTCAACCTGAACATAACACAACCATCTGGACATACAATATCTTTGCTATATTTGCTAGTTCCGCCGATATTCTCTAAATCCCCACCACTTCTGACAGCCTCCATGATTGGAAACATAATGATCATTGCTTTGGAGCATATACCCTGTCCATCTGCATTTACAGGACAGCCATAGGTGCAGGTATACTTATCTCCGATTTCCTCGCCATTTCGACAATACCGCTCTGTATGGTCACCACGCAGAAACCCTATTACCTCGATTTCCCATTCAAACTCCTCATCATACCATTTTTTCACGATAAACCTCCAACTTCAAATTTGTCTTATCATTGTTTATAAATAATCTTTACTAAATTAATAGCTATTTTGATAACTTTAACTACGTTTTATAGACCCTAATTCTATACTCTGAAATTATATCATTCTTTCAGCTAACGTTTTTGTGTTTACGACGTTGGTGTTCCTGGTCATCCTTGCTTTCATAAATTAACAGAAGGATTGGCAGGACTTTTGCTCATCCTTACGCATAAACCCTATTGCAAAAGTCATGACAAAGCCAATGTCCCGTAGGGTCGCCGGTTTTTGGCGAACGTAAACACTGTGTGTTAGATGATGTCCCCCCTCAGAAGTTGCCAATAAACTCGAACAGAATAACTTCTGCCTTAATGTTTTTTTACTCATTACGCAAAAAAATATTATTTTATTAATATCATTAGCAAATTGGAATTTGTTACTACCATATTCCTACGAAAAAGCCTTCATCAACTCTTCATAGGAAATCCTCCCCAAGGTAAATCTTTCTAATGCTATACATGTTTTTTCCGCTGAAGTATTCACTCTATTATGACATTTATCCACTAATTTTTTTTCATTTGTTAATGGTTCATATATATGCTCTTTTTTATGATACGCTTCATAGTATCTTATGCCAAATATTCTCTGTGACATAGCATTTATATGGATACCGTCTGGGTTAGATGTAAGTCCTTTAGCAGTAACATAATAGCAATTTTCTTTACCCTGTGCATATTTTTGAAGTTCTTCGTTAATGAGTTGGTATTCCACACACCCTGCACCAAATCCCACCTTACCCAAATAATCGCCTAAACCACCTATAATAAATGGAATATTAGGTACGGATAATTCTCTTCTTATTTCATTAAAGATTCTTAATATTTTTTCGTAGTATTCTTTGTATTTTCCATCTTGGCTATCACTTTCCCCTTGATGCCATAGTATTCCTACCAATTCGCTATCTTCCATTGCAAATTTTGCTTCATTCATTGCGTGACGAAATAATGTTCCATCTATCGACCACTCATTAATGGAGCTACCACCTTCTGCACATGGAATGAGACCAATTTTTTCTCCCTCATTATCCTTACACCAAGCCTCTGCAAATGACGCCGCAAGCCCTATGCCCGCAACTGGTCTATCAAAATGAATTGGTTCAGTCATCATTTGCCATCTGCCATTTCGCAACATCATAATTCTTTCAT
This window contains:
- a CDS encoding class I SAM-dependent methyltransferase produces the protein MNIENNLLMFIEQLNKVNYRKNIFYESSQDKHFLLGNYAVDYIISHRQEFIDYFNFTDKLQRKKFIGVVAEYSTKTIIETIFKLNQYVEITDKLRNRMNNLYRNFMETIFNRLSSNQAIGLNWLNGLVIEHQVQLREILNDIEELKIFPREKKIVDEIPCSEYRAVFQLDILGINIEEMCEPVLDIGCGSSARLVQYLHEQGIETYGIDRNVEKKPYVIEIDWFKFKLKPNYWGTIISHLSFTNHFKRTHFKMNGNYINYARRYMELLNSLKSGGSFFYTPDLPFVEQFLSPDLYLVNKKNIGKERLNFVKSENDFSIYSVQVKKTNND
- a CDS encoding DUF6179 domain-containing protein, whose product is MHNKIVTISKLKKENINKYHYTLSLLLEGQRKGLINKKTINSIHQQIIVILRELILKYTKGNSTSVKVETAENIQKSILYVIDFKLASYSNLEKSLFIIKKTDVKKIYEEGLILLKRIIEDAENLYAYIKENKLKIPLEVYNSTIEEALPVFFASYDINYNAHNTVTYVDYPLVFNDLKMQGIIYINDYLKNLNLETNFCGHFNINDIKNVLNNYGHLYNIDYRQTPINIFEIVINNSIFSAILSNNITDLNISESQYKILKGIFTQSTAYENKVIINEAINKIIAKIKNKDKNLINYIQQYKPLLITKILNTIKNDSLHNLIITDNTGVKKEKIVFSSSKSMSNDIFRSLVEKIRNSSDTADKITIITSKVKSMDDLIDILSADCLYADEFKELYKQISNVELAVLAKMIFLEEIRAGQFHLAGLIVNEDFDEEWQQQYVEFILELSKIQQRKIEQLIDKIEL
- a CDS encoding TIGR04076 family protein: MKKWYDEEFEWEIEVIGFLRGDHTERYCRNGEEIGDKYTCTYGCPVNADGQGICSKAMIIMFPIMEAVRSGGDLENIGGTSKYSKDIVCPDGCVMFRLTAKKLGNENFYKGKFFD
- a CDS encoding bifunctional transcriptional activator/DNA repair enzyme AdaA codes for the protein MRKSFAPIEMWEAVKNNNSNYDYMFYYGVKTTGVFCIPSCNSRTPLKDNVVYFRNVDEAIEKGFRPCKRCRPDLIGYNPEKKLVNEIKRLIETEYYLLKNVSSISEKIGLSKTQVYRLFREYLKFTPKEYLEKIRIEKACELLEDGILNNAEIGLEVGFASISAFYAVFRKQTGCSPGEFRD
- a CDS encoding DUF6323 family protein; amino-acid sequence: METNLSSKKYGLKLTEKDVSEIIKDRERVLNHQGRVELDIKVTVKIIEFLYSSPYVNQDNYSDTVIGLQEIFYYLKSETDDQIADDILLNKIFKLYENICAGSLELLRGREADKLINKIKYQDPDKEVADA
- a CDS encoding sialate O-acetylesterase, giving the protein MKSFLLIGQSNMAGRGFTHEVPPIYNERIMMLRNGRWQMMTEPIHFDRPVAGIGLAASFAEAWCKDNEGEKIGLIPCAEGGSSINEWSIDGTLFRHAMNEAKFAMEDSELVGILWHQGESDSQDGKYKEYYEKILRIFNEIRRELSVPNIPFIIGGLGDYLGKVGFGAGCVEYQLINEELQKYAQGKENCYYVTAKGLTSNPDGIHINAMSQRIFGIRYYEAYHKKEHIYEPLTNEKKLVDKCHNRVNTSAEKTCIALERFTLGRISYEELMKAFS
- a CDS encoding AraC family transcriptional regulator produces the protein MEGFERINKSIGYLEKNLCSNIEIEKAAKVAGISKFHFQRMFHMLTDVTVSEYIRNRRLTLAAHELLKPKSKVIDVALKYCYSTPESFSKAFKKLHGISPSFVQEKEITLEAYPRFYFQIQVKGNDKIKYKIKEKESFTIIGKEMNASINMKENFERIPIFWDECEKMGLCNKLFESQRDLGILGVCLDINYEKEMLTYLSAVEKTEAKLDDEFDLVERIIPASTWAIFEVIGKMPESIHKLWQRIFSEWFPSTGYQYAKKPDLEAYYLRNPKDFECKAEIWISIE
- a CDS encoding methylated-DNA--[protein]-cysteine S-methyltransferase; the protein is MHKKINITKSEIEGLKSKDSKMRMSLDSTDAFDVGNNVSYYDSPLGLIKIQSKEGSIIGLTFHKEKRYQEKIEDVLIEAKKQLGEYFSGKRKTFDLPLKITGTKFQTKVWKELINIPYGQTLAYKEIAVAIGNENASRAVGNANNKNKIGIIIPCHRVIGSNGKLVGYGGGLWRKKWLLEHEKKV